The proteins below are encoded in one region of Triticum aestivum cultivar Chinese Spring chromosome 1B, IWGSC CS RefSeq v2.1, whole genome shotgun sequence:
- the LOC123147592 gene encoding uncharacterized protein isoform X2, which translates to MHPQPLQQKFTLTWTSEVKNYQTSYKWESPALRQQLPQVMHLSPIQAAGKMYTLQQISDMPTSNFQEGSTYSTIAKVKSIVPSTKWYYKGCKRCDRGYNNNSDTPTCLCTNSSPKPLYKLPITLTDDSGDLDAIAFSKIAEELVERDAIQASQNMKVDTAEHVTALDNAIGKTRLFYIGMKVDLVSRFPISYVIKKSFPVDNAQILPSTKSTTSKDLENSPSSSKSIQSPGSLTQVHLGNTMPPPCQSTTMDTDKNINRYSSAKRSIQFTEDGATNKEGLHASQQQEHLQDTQVHLQVVKRHKQEAPSTTMQGPGNLQDARKAPTDCTTFH; encoded by the exons ATGCATCCTCAACCTCTGCAACAAAAGTTTACATTGACTTGGACATCTGAAGTTAAAAACTACCAAACCAG CTATAAATGGGAATCTCCAGCTCTGCGACAACAACTACCTCAGGTTATGCATTTATCTCCTATTCAAGCAGCAGGGAAAATGTACACACTTCAACAAATATCAGATATGCCCACCTCAAATTTTCAG gaagGATCTACCTACAGCACCATTGCGAAAGTTAAATCTATTGTACCTTCAACTAAATGGTACTACAAAGGATGCAAACGGTGTGACAGAGGATACAACAACAACTCAGATACTCCAACATGCCTTTGCACAAATTCATCTCCAAAGCCACT GTACAAGCTACCAATAACACTTACAGATGACTCGGGAGATTTAGATGCCATTGCTTTCTCTAAAATTGCTGAAGAACTGGTTGAGCGAGATGCCATACAAGCTTCTCAAAACATGAAAGTTGATACCGCGGAACATGTGACCGCCCTAGATAATGCCATTGGGAAAACCAGATTGTTCTATATAGGAATGAAGGTTGATTTGGTATCCAGATTCCCCATAAGTTATGTCATAAAGAAAAGCTTCCCAGTTGACAATGCACAGATACTGCCCTCTACAAAG TCAACTACAAGCAAAGACCTGGAGAACAGTCCATCGTCATCAAAGAGCATCCAGAG TCCAGGGAGCCTAACACAAGTCCACTTGGGCAATACTATGCCTCCCCCTTGCCAATCTACAACTATGGACACCGACAAAAACATAAATAG GTACTCTTCAGCGAAAAGAAGCATCCAATTTACAGAAGATGGAGCCACCAACAAAGAGGG TTTACATGCCAGTCAACAACAGGAACATCTTCAGGATACACAAGTGCATCTCCAGGTTGTCAAAAGGCATAAGCAAGA GGCACCGTCAACAACCATGCAAGGACCAGGAAATCTTCAAGACGCGCGAAAAGCACCTACGGATTGCACCACCTTCCATTGA
- the LOC123147592 gene encoding uncharacterized protein isoform X4 translates to MHPQPLQQKFTLTWTSEVKNYQTSYKWESPALRQQLPQVMHLSPIQAAGKMYTLQQISDMPTSNFQEGSTYSTIAKVKSIVPSTKWYYKGCKRCDRGYNNNSDTPTCLCTNSSPKPLYKLPITLTDDSGDLDAIAFSKIAEELVERDAIQASQNMKVDTAEHVTALDNAIGKTRLFYIGMKVDLVSRFPISYVIKKSFPVDNAQILPSTKSTTSKDLENSPSSSKSIQSPGSLTQVHLGNTMPPPCQSTTMDTDKNINRYSSAKRSIQFTEDGATNKEGQQQEHLQDTQVHLQVVKRHKQEAPSTTMQGPGNLQDARKAPTDCTTFH, encoded by the exons ATGCATCCTCAACCTCTGCAACAAAAGTTTACATTGACTTGGACATCTGAAGTTAAAAACTACCAAACCAG CTATAAATGGGAATCTCCAGCTCTGCGACAACAACTACCTCAGGTTATGCATTTATCTCCTATTCAAGCAGCAGGGAAAATGTACACACTTCAACAAATATCAGATATGCCCACCTCAAATTTTCAG gaagGATCTACCTACAGCACCATTGCGAAAGTTAAATCTATTGTACCTTCAACTAAATGGTACTACAAAGGATGCAAACGGTGTGACAGAGGATACAACAACAACTCAGATACTCCAACATGCCTTTGCACAAATTCATCTCCAAAGCCACT GTACAAGCTACCAATAACACTTACAGATGACTCGGGAGATTTAGATGCCATTGCTTTCTCTAAAATTGCTGAAGAACTGGTTGAGCGAGATGCCATACAAGCTTCTCAAAACATGAAAGTTGATACCGCGGAACATGTGACCGCCCTAGATAATGCCATTGGGAAAACCAGATTGTTCTATATAGGAATGAAGGTTGATTTGGTATCCAGATTCCCCATAAGTTATGTCATAAAGAAAAGCTTCCCAGTTGACAATGCACAGATACTGCCCTCTACAAAG TCAACTACAAGCAAAGACCTGGAGAACAGTCCATCGTCATCAAAGAGCATCCAGAG TCCAGGGAGCCTAACACAAGTCCACTTGGGCAATACTATGCCTCCCCCTTGCCAATCTACAACTATGGACACCGACAAAAACATAAATAG GTACTCTTCAGCGAAAAGAAGCATCCAATTTACAGAAGATGGAGCCACCAACAAAGAGGG TCAACAACAGGAACATCTTCAGGATACACAAGTGCATCTCCAGGTTGTCAAAAGGCATAAGCAAGA GGCACCGTCAACAACCATGCAAGGACCAGGAAATCTTCAAGACGCGCGAAAAGCACCTACGGATTGCACCACCTTCCATTGA
- the LOC123147592 gene encoding uncharacterized protein isoform X3 yields the protein MHPQPLQQKFTLTWTSEVKNYQTSYKWESPALRQQLPQVMHLSPIQAAGKMYTLQQISDMPTSNFQEGSTYSTIAKVKSIVPSTKWYYKGCKRCDRGYNNNSDTPTCLCTNSSPKPLYKLPITLTDDSGDLDAIAFSKIAEELVERDAIQASQNMKVDTAEHVTALDNAIGKTRLFYIGMKVDLVSRFPISYVIKKSFPVDNAQILPSTKSTTSKDLENSPSSSKSIQSPGSLTQVHLGNTMPPPCQSTTMDTDKNINRYSSAKRSIQFTEDGATNKEGLHASQQQEHLQDTQVHLQVVKRHKQDIADNNVKMNNYEGQEDNSNKNT from the exons ATGCATCCTCAACCTCTGCAACAAAAGTTTACATTGACTTGGACATCTGAAGTTAAAAACTACCAAACCAG CTATAAATGGGAATCTCCAGCTCTGCGACAACAACTACCTCAGGTTATGCATTTATCTCCTATTCAAGCAGCAGGGAAAATGTACACACTTCAACAAATATCAGATATGCCCACCTCAAATTTTCAG gaagGATCTACCTACAGCACCATTGCGAAAGTTAAATCTATTGTACCTTCAACTAAATGGTACTACAAAGGATGCAAACGGTGTGACAGAGGATACAACAACAACTCAGATACTCCAACATGCCTTTGCACAAATTCATCTCCAAAGCCACT GTACAAGCTACCAATAACACTTACAGATGACTCGGGAGATTTAGATGCCATTGCTTTCTCTAAAATTGCTGAAGAACTGGTTGAGCGAGATGCCATACAAGCTTCTCAAAACATGAAAGTTGATACCGCGGAACATGTGACCGCCCTAGATAATGCCATTGGGAAAACCAGATTGTTCTATATAGGAATGAAGGTTGATTTGGTATCCAGATTCCCCATAAGTTATGTCATAAAGAAAAGCTTCCCAGTTGACAATGCACAGATACTGCCCTCTACAAAG TCAACTACAAGCAAAGACCTGGAGAACAGTCCATCGTCATCAAAGAGCATCCAGAG TCCAGGGAGCCTAACACAAGTCCACTTGGGCAATACTATGCCTCCCCCTTGCCAATCTACAACTATGGACACCGACAAAAACATAAATAG GTACTCTTCAGCGAAAAGAAGCATCCAATTTACAGAAGATGGAGCCACCAACAAAGAGGG TTTACATGCCAGTCAACAACAGGAACATCTTCAGGATACACAAGTGCATCTCCAGGTTGTCAAAAGGCATAAGCAAGA CATTGCAGATAACAATGTGAAAATGAACAACTATGAAGGACAAGAGGATAACAGTAATAAAAACACATAG
- the LOC123147592 gene encoding uncharacterized protein isoform X5, whose product MHPQPLQQKFTLTWTSEVKNYQTSYKWESPALRQQLPQVMHLSPIQAAGKMYTLQQISDMPTSNFQEGSTYSTIAKVKSIVPSTKWYYKGCKRCDRGYNNNSDTPTCLCTNSSPKPLYKLPITLTDDSGDLDAIAFSKIAEELVERDAIQASQNMKVDTAEHVTALDNAIGKTRLFYIGMKVDLVSRFPISYVIKKSFPVDNAQILPSTKSTTSKDLENSPSSSKSIQSPGSLTQVHLGNTMPPPCQSTTMDTDKNINRYSSAKRSIQFTEDGATNKEGQQQEHLQDTQVHLQVVKRHKQDIADNNVKMNNYEGQEDNSNKNT is encoded by the exons ATGCATCCTCAACCTCTGCAACAAAAGTTTACATTGACTTGGACATCTGAAGTTAAAAACTACCAAACCAG CTATAAATGGGAATCTCCAGCTCTGCGACAACAACTACCTCAGGTTATGCATTTATCTCCTATTCAAGCAGCAGGGAAAATGTACACACTTCAACAAATATCAGATATGCCCACCTCAAATTTTCAG gaagGATCTACCTACAGCACCATTGCGAAAGTTAAATCTATTGTACCTTCAACTAAATGGTACTACAAAGGATGCAAACGGTGTGACAGAGGATACAACAACAACTCAGATACTCCAACATGCCTTTGCACAAATTCATCTCCAAAGCCACT GTACAAGCTACCAATAACACTTACAGATGACTCGGGAGATTTAGATGCCATTGCTTTCTCTAAAATTGCTGAAGAACTGGTTGAGCGAGATGCCATACAAGCTTCTCAAAACATGAAAGTTGATACCGCGGAACATGTGACCGCCCTAGATAATGCCATTGGGAAAACCAGATTGTTCTATATAGGAATGAAGGTTGATTTGGTATCCAGATTCCCCATAAGTTATGTCATAAAGAAAAGCTTCCCAGTTGACAATGCACAGATACTGCCCTCTACAAAG TCAACTACAAGCAAAGACCTGGAGAACAGTCCATCGTCATCAAAGAGCATCCAGAG TCCAGGGAGCCTAACACAAGTCCACTTGGGCAATACTATGCCTCCCCCTTGCCAATCTACAACTATGGACACCGACAAAAACATAAATAG GTACTCTTCAGCGAAAAGAAGCATCCAATTTACAGAAGATGGAGCCACCAACAAAGAGGG TCAACAACAGGAACATCTTCAGGATACACAAGTGCATCTCCAGGTTGTCAAAAGGCATAAGCAAGA CATTGCAGATAACAATGTGAAAATGAACAACTATGAAGGACAAGAGGATAACAGTAATAAAAACACATAG